The Thunnus thynnus chromosome 24, fThuThy2.1, whole genome shotgun sequence genome window below encodes:
- the nid2a gene encoding nidogen-2 isoform X3, producing MERGEILAVYLLCWCCSVCVVTAIQRADMFPYGNLSGDASLEVGDDVTSPVLSLPKPLYFYNDPVSQLYVATNGIISTQELLMEKQYVDDGFPTDFPVVAPFLADIDTSDEKGQRGQIYYRVTEIPSVLNKVAQEVHRGFPDAKFTPTHAVVATWENVAAYEERTTGRSNKVNTFQAVIGYDETDSYVLFLYPQDGLNFFGTRPKESYNVEIELPARVGFSRGEIVYMFFNRKQGPHYSVTSDEQSVKNLYQVGNTGIPGVWLFHTGNRYSFDNIVPASTGGLLATPSLYGISPDTTTPEYDEYPDNGFDHDNQEEEDDYPLTGGDPEFHPAPAGSDFSESPQPGSPDTPSSPSEDSARQVSYGSEDVPLTSEPRYSFEPAGRQYAPLNPQENVPAGGAQQPQEHPPQVPLEVVDVYPPHRNEPPLSPGGHVVSVDEDDVDFETGVIQYTTENKETCARFQQQCSQNAFCSDYATGFCCHCKPGFYGNGHHCLPEGAPQRVSGKMSGTLTVGSTPVDLNNIDLHAYIVVGDGRAYTAISEVPEPLGWALMPVAPIGELFGWLFALELPNSQAGFKITGAEFTRRAEVIFYPSNQRLSIIQTGRGLDEHNHLTVDTEVNGNVPFIPPGAEVTMDPFKETYQYYPSVVTSTSVREFSVVSAERGSESFSFQLKQNITYRDCRHDNRAAAVETLQITMERAFVVYVKEERILRYAITNKISPVGVEPVGPELVNPCYAGNHDCDTTAQCIPLEGQAFNCQCATGYRGDGRNCYDIDECAEGLGTCGAHSQCVNLPGSHRCQCQSGYEFGFDGRTCVDVDECSSSPCHINARCINGLGSFQCQCQLGFYGDGFYCFQQEEQTSRPKSQCEQHRDSLQSGVEHGGRPSLGAFIPQCDSDGRYRPLQCHGSTGHCWCVDRRGQERAGTRTPPGTAPTDCDRPERPKTPCEHHRDSIQTTSPEGYPIIGAYVPQCDANGQYSPLQCHGSIGHCWCVDSSGQERPGTRTLPGTTPKDCDKPDERERPKTFCEHHRDSVQTTSPEGHPIPGVFVPQCDPNGAYRSQQCHSSSRHCWCVDSNGQERPGTRTPPGTAPKDCDKPDERPKTHCEHHKDRAQSSPEAYPGAFVPQCDTNGQYIQLQCHGSTGHCWCVDNRGQEREGTRTPPGATPTDCDKPDVRPKTDCEQRRDSVRTTSPGVFVPQCDTNGQYTSQQCHSSSGHCWCVDSSGQERPGTRTPPGAQPKDCDKPDEPQRPKTQCEHHRDNILNSSPDGYPVVGVYVPQCDTDGQYMSQQCHGSTGQCWCVDRRGQERAGTRTPAGVARVDCDRPVPVAPTQRPESVCERWRASLIEHYGGKPEPQQYVPQCEPDGQFSPVQCYGETTYCWCVDQDGREVPGTRSHDVVKPACLPSVAPPTVRPLPRPDVTPPTNTDVTLLYAQGQKIGALPLNGTRLDASRSKTLLTLHGSIVVGLSYDCKENQVYWTDLSARTINRASMESGAEPEILINTNLVSPEGLAVDVKRRLMFWVDSNPDVIETANLDGSGRRTLFDADLVNPRAIIVVSSTGTLYWTDWNREAPKIESSSVDGQNRRVVVSDGIGLPNALTYDSSSGQICWADAGTKRLECIFPDGSGRKVIHATLNYPFSMVYYRNHFYYTDWRRDGVIAVSKDSSQFTDEYLPDQRSHLYGIAIATSHCLSGSH from the exons GAAGTACATCGAGGGTTCCCTGATGCAAAATTCACACCCACGCATGCTGTGGTGGCAACATGGGAGAACGTTGCGGCATATGAGGAACGAACCACTGGACGTTCAAACAAG GTCAATACTTTCCAGGCAGTAATTGGTTATGATGAAACCGACTCCTACGTTCTCTTTCTCTACCCTCAAGATGGCCTGAACTTCTTTGGGACAAGACCCAAG GAGTCTTATAATGTTGAGATAGAGCTTCCTGCTAGAGTTGGTTTCAGCAGAGGAGAAATCGTGTATATGTTCTTTAACCGAAAACAAGGACCTCACTACAGCGTTACCAGCGATGAACAGAGTGTTAAAAATCTCTACCA GGTTGGTAATACTGGAATTCCAGGCGTATGGCTCTTCCACACTGGGAATCGTTACTCTTTCGACAACATTGTTCCTGCATCCACTGGGGGCCTCCTTGCTACTCCATCTTTATATGGCATCTCCCCg GACACCACCACCCCTGAGTACGATGAGTATCCAGACAATGGCTTTGACCATGATAAccaagaggaggaagatgattACCCTCTGACAGGTGGGGACCCTGAATTCCATCCAGCCCCTGCTGGTAGTGACTTCTCTGAGTCCCCTCAACCAGGAAGCCCTGACACTCCCTCTTCTCCTTCAGAGGATTCTGCTCGTCAGGTATCATACGGCAGTGAAGATGTACCGCTGACCTCTGAACCCAGGTACAGTTTCGAGCCAGCAGGGAGGCAGTACGCTCCTCTTAATCCTCAAGAGAACGTCCCAGCGGGAGGTGCTCAGCAGCCCCAGGAACATCCACCACAG GTTCCTCTGGAGGTGGTGGATGTCTACCCCCCTCACAGAAATGAACCACCTCTCTCCCCCGGAGGTCACGTGGTCAGCGTGGATGAAGACGACGTTGATTTCGAAACAGGAG tgatTCAGTACACGACAGAGAACAAGGAAACATGTGCCAG ATTCCAGCAGCAgtgctcccagaatgcattttgctCTGACTATGCCACAGGCTTCTGCTGTCACTGCAAGCCTGGCTTTTATGGAAACGGACACCACTGTCTACCTGAGG GTGCCCCCCAGCGTGTTAGCGGTAAGATGAGCGGTACACTGACTGTAGGATCAACTCCAGTGGACCTGAACAACATCGATCTCCACGCCTACATCGTGGTGGGAGATGGGAGGGCGTACACTGCCATCAGCGAG GTACCTGAGCCACTGGGCTGGGCTCTGATGCCGGTCGCACCAATAGGAGAGCTGTTTGGATGGCTGTTTGCTCTGGAGCTGCCCAATAGCCAAGCAGGATTCAAAATCACAG GCGCAGAGTTCACTCGTCGTGCAGAGGTGATCTTTTACCCCAGCAACCAGCGTCTGTCAATCATCCAGACGGGCCGTGGCCTCGACGAACACAACCACCTCACCGTGGATACTGAAGTCAACGGCAACGTGCCTTTCATACCCCCTGGAGCCGAAGTTACCATGGATCCCTTTAAGGAAACCTACCAGTACTACCCATCCG TCGTCACCTCCACCTCCGTGAGAgagttttcagttgtttcagcaGAACGAGGGTCCGAGTCCTTCTCCTTCCAGCTGAAGCAGAACATCACCTACCGCGACTGTCGGCATGACAACCGCGCCGCGGCCGTGGAGACGCTGCAGATCACCATGGAGAGAGCGTTTGTGGTGTATGTCAAAGAGGAGCGGATCCTGAGATATGCCATCACCAACAAGATCAGCCCAGTCGGAG TCGAGCCAGTTGGGCCGGAGCTGGTGAACCCCTGCTACGCTGGAAACCACGACTGCGACACCACGGCCCAGTGTATCCCACTGGAGGGCCAGGCCTTCAACTGCCAGTGTGCCACTGGTTATAGAGGGGATGGACGCAACTGTTATG ACATAGATGAGTGTGCTGAGGGCTTGGGCACATGTGGTGCTCATTCTCAGTGCGTGAACCTGCCTGGTAGCCATCGCTGCCAGTGCCAGAGTGGCTACGAGTTTGGTTTTGATGGGCGTACCTGTGTTG ATGTAGATGAGTGCAGCTCCTCTCCATGTCACATCAATGCCAGATGTATCAATGGGCTGGGATCCTTCCAGTGTCAGTGCCAGCTTGGGTTTTATGGGGATGGTTTCTACTGCTTCCAACAGGAAG AACAGACAAGTCGACCAAAGAGTCAgtgtgagcagcacagagacagtcTGCAAAGTGGAGTAGAGCACGGTGGACGACCAAGTCTTGGAGCCTTCATCCCTCAGTGCGACTCTGATGGACGGTACCGACCGCTGCAG TGCCATGGCTCCACCGGACATTGTTGGTGTGTGGACAGGAGGGGGCAGGAGAGAGCAGGAACCAGAACCCCACCTGGTACAGCACCTACAGACTGTGACAGACCAG AGCGTCCTAAAACTCCCTGTGAGCACCACAGAGACAGTATACAGACTACCAGTCCAGAGGGATATCCTATAATTGGAGCCTATGTGCCCCAGTGTGATGCTAATGGACAGTACTCACCGTTGCAG TGCCACGGTTCCATTGGACATTGTTGGTGTGTAGACAGTAGTGGCCAGGAGAGACCAGGAACCAGGACTCTACCTGGTACAACACCCAAAGACTGTGACAAACCAG ATGAGCGAGAGCGTCCCAAAACTTTCTGTGAGCACCACAGAGACAGTGTACAGACCACCAGTCCAGAGGGACATCCTATACCAGGAGTGTTTGTACCTCAGTGTGATCCTAATGGAGCATATAGATCTCAACAG tgtCATAGTTCCTCTAGACATTGTTGGTGTGTGGACAGTAACGGACAAGAGAGACCGGGAACTAGGACACCACCTGGTACAGCACCCAAAGACTGTGACAAACCAG ATGAGCGTCCTAAAACTcactgtgagcaccacaaagaCAGGGCACAGAGCAGTCCAGAGGCATATCCTGGAGCCTTTGTACCTCAGTGTGATACTAATGGACAGTACATACAATTGCAG TGCCACGGCTCCACTGGACATTGTTGGTGCGTGGACAATAGGGGGCAGGAGAGAGAAGGAACCAGGACTCCACCTGGCGCAACACCCACAGACTGTGACAAACCAG ATGTGCGTCCTAAAACTGACTGTGAGCAGCGCAGAGACAGCGTAAGGACCACCAGCCCAGGAGTATTTGTACCTCAGTGTGATACTAATGGACAGTATACATCTCAACAG TGCCATAGTTCCAGTGGACATTGTTGGTGTGTTGACAGCAGCGGGCAGGAGAGACCAGGAACCAGGACACCACCTGGTGCACAACCTAAAGACTGTGACAAACCAG atGAACCTCAGCGTCCTAAAACTCAATGTGAGCACCACAGAGACAACATACTGAATAGCAGTCCAGATGGATATCCTGTAGTTGGAGTCTATGTACCTCAATGTGATACAGATGGACAGTACATGTCTCAACAG TGTCACGGTTCCACTGGACAGTGTTGGTGTGTGGACAGACGCGGTCAGGAGAGAGCAGGAACCAGGACTCCAGCTGGTGTAGCACGTGTAGACTGTGACAGACCAG TCCCTGTGGCTCCGACCCAGCGccctgagagtgtgtgtgagcgatGGAGGGCCAGTTTGATTGAGCACTACGGTGGGAAACCAGAGCCACAACAATACGTGCCTCAGTGTGAGCCAGATGGACAattcag TCCAGTCCAGTGTTACGGGGAGACCACTTACTGTTGGTGTGTGGACCAGGATGGGCGGGAGGTTCCTGGCACCCGATCACATGATGTGGTCAAACCTGCAT GCCTTCCCTCAGTGGCTCCGCCCACTGTACGGCCATTGCCCCGCCCAGATGTGACCCCTCCCACAAACACTGACGTCACACTGCTGTACGCTCAGGGACAGAAAATAGGAGCGCTGCCTCTAAACGGGACCAGACTAGATGCAAGCCGCTCCAAAACACTACTGACTCTACAT GGTTCTATAGTCGTTGGTTTATCATATGACTGCAAAGAGAACCAAGTCTATTGGACAGATTTGTCTGCAAGGACCATCAATAGAGCGTCAATGGAATCTGGAGCCGAGCCTGAGATACTCATTAACACCa ATCTGGTCAGTCCAGAGGGTTTGGCGGTGGACGTCAAACGCAGGTTGATGTTCTGGGTCGACTCGAACCCAGACGTGATCGAAACCGCCAACCTGGACGGCAGCGGTAGGAGGACGCTGTTTGACGCAGACTTGGTCAACCCCCGAGCCATCATAGTGGTCTCTTCCACCGG cactCTGTACTGGACAGACTGGAACCGCGAGGCTCCTAAGATTGAAAGTTCGTCAGTGGACGGTCAGAACCGCAGAGTGGTGGTGTCCGATGGGATCGGTTTGCCAAATGCTTTAACGTACGACTCTTCTTCTGGACAGATCTGCTGGGCTGACGCAG GTACAAAGCGTTTAGAGTGTATATTCCCGGATGGTTCAGGTCGAAAAGTGATCCACGCCACCCTCAACTACCCGTTCAGCATGGTCTACTACAGGAACCACTTCTATTACACTGACTGGAGGAG GGATGGCGTGATCGCAGTAAGCAAAGACAGCAGTCAGTTCACCGACGAATACCTGCCTGACCAGCGCTCTCACCTCTACGGCATCGCCATAGCAACATCCCACTGTCTATCAG GGAGCCACTAA
- the nid2a gene encoding nidogen-2 isoform X1: protein MERGEILAVYLLCWCCSVCVVTAIQRADMFPYGNLSGDASLEVGDDVTSPVLSLPKPLYFYNDPVSQLYVATNGIISTQELLMEKQYVDDGFPTDFPVVAPFLADIDTSDEKGQRGQIYYRVTEIPSVLNKVAQEVHRGFPDAKFTPTHAVVATWENVAAYEERTTGRSNKVNTFQAVIGYDETDSYVLFLYPQDGLNFFGTRPKESYNVEIELPARVGFSRGEIVYMFFNRKQGPHYSVTSDEQSVKNLYQVGNTGIPGVWLFHTGNRYSFDNIVPASTGGLLATPSLYGISPDTTTPEYDEYPDNGFDHDNQEEEDDYPLTGGDPEFHPAPAGSDFSESPQPGSPDTPSSPSEDSARQVSYGSEDVPLTSEPRYSFEPAGRQYAPLNPQENVPAGGAQQPQEHPPQVPLEVVDVYPPHRNEPPLSPGGHVVSVDEDDVDFETGVIQYTTENKETCARFQQQCSQNAFCSDYATGFCCHCKPGFYGNGHHCLPEGAPQRVSGKMSGTLTVGSTPVDLNNIDLHAYIVVGDGRAYTAISEVPEPLGWALMPVAPIGELFGWLFALELPNSQAGFKITGAEFTRRAEVIFYPSNQRLSIIQTGRGLDEHNHLTVDTEVNGNVPFIPPGAEVTMDPFKETYQYYPSVVTSTSVREFSVVSAERGSESFSFQLKQNITYRDCRHDNRAAAVETLQITMERAFVVYVKEERILRYAITNKISPVGVEPVGPELVNPCYAGNHDCDTTAQCIPLEGQAFNCQCATGYRGDGRNCYDIDECAEGLGTCGAHSQCVNLPGSHRCQCQSGYEFGFDGRTCVDVDECSSSPCHINARCINGLGSFQCQCQLGFYGDGFYCFQQEEQTSRPKSQCEQHRDSLQSGVEHGGRPSLGAFIPQCDSDGRYRPLQCHGSTGHCWCVDRRGQERAGTRTPPGTAPTDCDRPERPKTPCEHHRDSIQTTSPEGYPIIGAYVPQCDANGQYSPLQCHGSIGHCWCVDSSGQERPGTRTLPGTTPKDCDKPEHFKTQCEHHRDSIQTTSPEGHPGVGVYVPQCDASGQYTPLQCHGSSGYCWCVDKSGQEREGTRTFPGTPPKDCDKPDERERPKTFCEHHRDSVQTTSPEGHPIPGVFVPQCDPNGAYRSQQCHSSSRHCWCVDSNGQERPGTRTPPGTAPKDCDKPDERPKTHCEHHKDRAQSSPEAYPGAFVPQCDTNGQYIQLQCHGSTGHCWCVDNRGQEREGTRTPPGATPTDCDKPDVRPKTDCEQRRDSVRTTSPGVFVPQCDTNGQYTSQQCHSSSGHCWCVDSSGQERPGTRTPPGAQPKDCDKPDEPQRPKTQCEHHRDNILNSSPDGYPVVGVYVPQCDTDGQYMSQQCHGSTGQCWCVDRRGQERAGTRTPAGVARVDCDRPVPVAPTQRPESVCERWRASLIEHYGGKPEPQQYVPQCEPDGQFSPVQCYGETTYCWCVDQDGREVPGTRSHDVVKPACLPSVAPPTVRPLPRPDVTPPTNTDVTLLYAQGQKIGALPLNGTRLDASRSKTLLTLHGSIVVGLSYDCKENQVYWTDLSARTINRASMESGAEPEILINTNLVSPEGLAVDVKRRLMFWVDSNPDVIETANLDGSGRRTLFDADLVNPRAIIVVSSTGTLYWTDWNREAPKIESSSVDGQNRRVVVSDGIGLPNALTYDSSSGQICWADAGTKRLECIFPDGSGRKVIHATLNYPFSMVYYRNHFYYTDWRRDGVIAVSKDSSQFTDEYLPDQRSHLYGIAIATSHCLSGSH from the exons GAAGTACATCGAGGGTTCCCTGATGCAAAATTCACACCCACGCATGCTGTGGTGGCAACATGGGAGAACGTTGCGGCATATGAGGAACGAACCACTGGACGTTCAAACAAG GTCAATACTTTCCAGGCAGTAATTGGTTATGATGAAACCGACTCCTACGTTCTCTTTCTCTACCCTCAAGATGGCCTGAACTTCTTTGGGACAAGACCCAAG GAGTCTTATAATGTTGAGATAGAGCTTCCTGCTAGAGTTGGTTTCAGCAGAGGAGAAATCGTGTATATGTTCTTTAACCGAAAACAAGGACCTCACTACAGCGTTACCAGCGATGAACAGAGTGTTAAAAATCTCTACCA GGTTGGTAATACTGGAATTCCAGGCGTATGGCTCTTCCACACTGGGAATCGTTACTCTTTCGACAACATTGTTCCTGCATCCACTGGGGGCCTCCTTGCTACTCCATCTTTATATGGCATCTCCCCg GACACCACCACCCCTGAGTACGATGAGTATCCAGACAATGGCTTTGACCATGATAAccaagaggaggaagatgattACCCTCTGACAGGTGGGGACCCTGAATTCCATCCAGCCCCTGCTGGTAGTGACTTCTCTGAGTCCCCTCAACCAGGAAGCCCTGACACTCCCTCTTCTCCTTCAGAGGATTCTGCTCGTCAGGTATCATACGGCAGTGAAGATGTACCGCTGACCTCTGAACCCAGGTACAGTTTCGAGCCAGCAGGGAGGCAGTACGCTCCTCTTAATCCTCAAGAGAACGTCCCAGCGGGAGGTGCTCAGCAGCCCCAGGAACATCCACCACAG GTTCCTCTGGAGGTGGTGGATGTCTACCCCCCTCACAGAAATGAACCACCTCTCTCCCCCGGAGGTCACGTGGTCAGCGTGGATGAAGACGACGTTGATTTCGAAACAGGAG tgatTCAGTACACGACAGAGAACAAGGAAACATGTGCCAG ATTCCAGCAGCAgtgctcccagaatgcattttgctCTGACTATGCCACAGGCTTCTGCTGTCACTGCAAGCCTGGCTTTTATGGAAACGGACACCACTGTCTACCTGAGG GTGCCCCCCAGCGTGTTAGCGGTAAGATGAGCGGTACACTGACTGTAGGATCAACTCCAGTGGACCTGAACAACATCGATCTCCACGCCTACATCGTGGTGGGAGATGGGAGGGCGTACACTGCCATCAGCGAG GTACCTGAGCCACTGGGCTGGGCTCTGATGCCGGTCGCACCAATAGGAGAGCTGTTTGGATGGCTGTTTGCTCTGGAGCTGCCCAATAGCCAAGCAGGATTCAAAATCACAG GCGCAGAGTTCACTCGTCGTGCAGAGGTGATCTTTTACCCCAGCAACCAGCGTCTGTCAATCATCCAGACGGGCCGTGGCCTCGACGAACACAACCACCTCACCGTGGATACTGAAGTCAACGGCAACGTGCCTTTCATACCCCCTGGAGCCGAAGTTACCATGGATCCCTTTAAGGAAACCTACCAGTACTACCCATCCG TCGTCACCTCCACCTCCGTGAGAgagttttcagttgtttcagcaGAACGAGGGTCCGAGTCCTTCTCCTTCCAGCTGAAGCAGAACATCACCTACCGCGACTGTCGGCATGACAACCGCGCCGCGGCCGTGGAGACGCTGCAGATCACCATGGAGAGAGCGTTTGTGGTGTATGTCAAAGAGGAGCGGATCCTGAGATATGCCATCACCAACAAGATCAGCCCAGTCGGAG TCGAGCCAGTTGGGCCGGAGCTGGTGAACCCCTGCTACGCTGGAAACCACGACTGCGACACCACGGCCCAGTGTATCCCACTGGAGGGCCAGGCCTTCAACTGCCAGTGTGCCACTGGTTATAGAGGGGATGGACGCAACTGTTATG ACATAGATGAGTGTGCTGAGGGCTTGGGCACATGTGGTGCTCATTCTCAGTGCGTGAACCTGCCTGGTAGCCATCGCTGCCAGTGCCAGAGTGGCTACGAGTTTGGTTTTGATGGGCGTACCTGTGTTG ATGTAGATGAGTGCAGCTCCTCTCCATGTCACATCAATGCCAGATGTATCAATGGGCTGGGATCCTTCCAGTGTCAGTGCCAGCTTGGGTTTTATGGGGATGGTTTCTACTGCTTCCAACAGGAAG AACAGACAAGTCGACCAAAGAGTCAgtgtgagcagcacagagacagtcTGCAAAGTGGAGTAGAGCACGGTGGACGACCAAGTCTTGGAGCCTTCATCCCTCAGTGCGACTCTGATGGACGGTACCGACCGCTGCAG TGCCATGGCTCCACCGGACATTGTTGGTGTGTGGACAGGAGGGGGCAGGAGAGAGCAGGAACCAGAACCCCACCTGGTACAGCACCTACAGACTGTGACAGACCAG AGCGTCCTAAAACTCCCTGTGAGCACCACAGAGACAGTATACAGACTACCAGTCCAGAGGGATATCCTATAATTGGAGCCTATGTGCCCCAGTGTGATGCTAATGGACAGTACTCACCGTTGCAG TGCCACGGTTCCATTGGACATTGTTGGTGTGTAGACAGTAGTGGCCAGGAGAGACCAGGAACCAGGACTCTACCTGGTACAACACCCAAAGACTGTGACAAACCAG AGCATTTTAAAACTCAATGTGAGCACCACAGAGACAGCATACAGACTACCAGTCCAGAGGGACATCCTGGAGTTGGAGTCTATGTACCCCAATGTGATGCTAGTGGACAGTACACACCACTGCAG tGTCACGGGTCTTCTGGATATTGCTGGTGTGTAGACAAGAGTGGGCAGGAAAGAGAAGGAACCAGGACATTTCCTGGTACACCACCTAAAGACTGTGACAAACCAG ATGAGCGAGAGCGTCCCAAAACTTTCTGTGAGCACCACAGAGACAGTGTACAGACCACCAGTCCAGAGGGACATCCTATACCAGGAGTGTTTGTACCTCAGTGTGATCCTAATGGAGCATATAGATCTCAACAG tgtCATAGTTCCTCTAGACATTGTTGGTGTGTGGACAGTAACGGACAAGAGAGACCGGGAACTAGGACACCACCTGGTACAGCACCCAAAGACTGTGACAAACCAG ATGAGCGTCCTAAAACTcactgtgagcaccacaaagaCAGGGCACAGAGCAGTCCAGAGGCATATCCTGGAGCCTTTGTACCTCAGTGTGATACTAATGGACAGTACATACAATTGCAG TGCCACGGCTCCACTGGACATTGTTGGTGCGTGGACAATAGGGGGCAGGAGAGAGAAGGAACCAGGACTCCACCTGGCGCAACACCCACAGACTGTGACAAACCAG ATGTGCGTCCTAAAACTGACTGTGAGCAGCGCAGAGACAGCGTAAGGACCACCAGCCCAGGAGTATTTGTACCTCAGTGTGATACTAATGGACAGTATACATCTCAACAG TGCCATAGTTCCAGTGGACATTGTTGGTGTGTTGACAGCAGCGGGCAGGAGAGACCAGGAACCAGGACACCACCTGGTGCACAACCTAAAGACTGTGACAAACCAG atGAACCTCAGCGTCCTAAAACTCAATGTGAGCACCACAGAGACAACATACTGAATAGCAGTCCAGATGGATATCCTGTAGTTGGAGTCTATGTACCTCAATGTGATACAGATGGACAGTACATGTCTCAACAG TGTCACGGTTCCACTGGACAGTGTTGGTGTGTGGACAGACGCGGTCAGGAGAGAGCAGGAACCAGGACTCCAGCTGGTGTAGCACGTGTAGACTGTGACAGACCAG TCCCTGTGGCTCCGACCCAGCGccctgagagtgtgtgtgagcgatGGAGGGCCAGTTTGATTGAGCACTACGGTGGGAAACCAGAGCCACAACAATACGTGCCTCAGTGTGAGCCAGATGGACAattcag TCCAGTCCAGTGTTACGGGGAGACCACTTACTGTTGGTGTGTGGACCAGGATGGGCGGGAGGTTCCTGGCACCCGATCACATGATGTGGTCAAACCTGCAT GCCTTCCCTCAGTGGCTCCGCCCACTGTACGGCCATTGCCCCGCCCAGATGTGACCCCTCCCACAAACACTGACGTCACACTGCTGTACGCTCAGGGACAGAAAATAGGAGCGCTGCCTCTAAACGGGACCAGACTAGATGCAAGCCGCTCCAAAACACTACTGACTCTACAT GGTTCTATAGTCGTTGGTTTATCATATGACTGCAAAGAGAACCAAGTCTATTGGACAGATTTGTCTGCAAGGACCATCAATAGAGCGTCAATGGAATCTGGAGCCGAGCCTGAGATACTCATTAACACCa ATCTGGTCAGTCCAGAGGGTTTGGCGGTGGACGTCAAACGCAGGTTGATGTTCTGGGTCGACTCGAACCCAGACGTGATCGAAACCGCCAACCTGGACGGCAGCGGTAGGAGGACGCTGTTTGACGCAGACTTGGTCAACCCCCGAGCCATCATAGTGGTCTCTTCCACCGG cactCTGTACTGGACAGACTGGAACCGCGAGGCTCCTAAGATTGAAAGTTCGTCAGTGGACGGTCAGAACCGCAGAGTGGTGGTGTCCGATGGGATCGGTTTGCCAAATGCTTTAACGTACGACTCTTCTTCTGGACAGATCTGCTGGGCTGACGCAG GTACAAAGCGTTTAGAGTGTATATTCCCGGATGGTTCAGGTCGAAAAGTGATCCACGCCACCCTCAACTACCCGTTCAGCATGGTCTACTACAGGAACCACTTCTATTACACTGACTGGAGGAG GGATGGCGTGATCGCAGTAAGCAAAGACAGCAGTCAGTTCACCGACGAATACCTGCCTGACCAGCGCTCTCACCTCTACGGCATCGCCATAGCAACATCCCACTGTCTATCAG GGAGCCACTAA